The Fervidicoccaceae archaeon genome contains the following window.
CGGCCTCGGGGTGAGGAGAGCCGACAACATCTACGTCGGCTTGGAGGAATTCTCTATACCTCATGTGTTGAGGCTCTTCGTGTCTCCACACCGGCGCGATCTGGTATCTCTTAAAAGGCAGAGGGAGCTCCGGGTGAGAGGCGACGTAGCGGGCCAGGGGCACGGTGAGATCGTAGCGGAGCCCGTACTCGCGACCGCTGCGAGGGTCTTCGAATCTCCAGATCAACATGCCCTCCGCCTCCTCTCCATACTTGCCCGCTAGCGTCTCCCAGAACTCGACGGCCGGAGTCTCCATCGGGGAGAAGCCGTAGAGCTCGAATACTTTTCCGATTCTCTCGATCACGCGCAGTCGAGGGATGGCGATCTCGGGAGGTATATCGCGGAAGCCTCTCGGTGGGGTTGGCTTCATAATCGAGCACCCCGGCGCGGAGCTCTCGAGAGCCGCTGCGAGCCTCCCATTTATTTCCCCGCCAGCATAATGCTTGGGGTCAAACTTCGAGGAGAGGCGGCGTGGAGCTTACATTGTTGGAGACCCTCAGGTCCTTGGTCTCTAGCCTAGGACTAGCGGGAGTCTTTGTAATCAGCGCGCTGGGGAACGCCGTGCCGTATTCTTCGGTGCCCTATCTAGCTTTCATCGCAGCCTACTCCATGGCCATGGAGGCGGGGAGTAGGATTCTCTTAGTTCTCGTTGGGGCTCTCGGCGCGACCGCGGGCAAGCTCTTGATCTATGCCGCCTCGAGGTATGCGGCCGAGAAGGTGATATCTGAGGAGCGCAAGAAAGACATGGAGTATCTGAGGAGGGCTCTGAGCAGAAGATATTTAGGTCTACTGGCGGTCTTGCTCTTTGCAGCAACGCCTCTGCCGGACGACGTGTTATACGTACCCCTGGGAGTGGCCAAGTACGATCCGACACACTTCTTCGCGGGGACCCTGCTGGGCAAGACCGTGATAGTCGGTATTGCCGTGTTCCTGGGAGAGAGAGCGACCTGGGTCCTCAGCGCAGCCTCCGAATACGGTACCGGCGCGTTGATAGCCGGGGCGGCGGTGCTCATCGCCTTCACCTCGGTGCTGCTAGCCGTGGTGATATTCGCCGATTGGAGGAGCGTCTTCATGGCCCTCTCCGAACGAGGCGCCCTCGCCTCATTGGCCGTGTTGACCCGAGAGACTGCGCTTATCCTTACTCTGAGGCACCCATCCATCAGGAGGAGAGGCGAGAAGCTAGGGGAGCTCATTGGAAAATCTCACGATATGGGCGAGGCCCGCTGAGAACCTCAAGCCCTCGAGCGGCCCAGTTTCTCGAGCGCCAGCTCGAGGGCTTTGTCGAAATCCGGCTGAAGCCTTTCGTTGAGCGGTATATCGCTCAAGAGGGGGACCACGCGACCCGACTC
Protein-coding sequences here:
- a CDS encoding VTT domain-containing protein, giving the protein MELTLLETLRSLVSSLGLAGVFVISALGNAVPYSSVPYLAFIAAYSMAMEAGSRILLVLVGALGATAGKLLIYAASRYAAEKVISEERKKDMEYLRRALSRRYLGLLAVLLFAATPLPDDVLYVPLGVAKYDPTHFFAGTLLGKTVIVGIAVFLGERATWVLSAASEYGTGALIAGAAVLIAFTSVLLAVVIFADWRSVFMALSERGALASLAVLTRETALILTLRHPSIRRRGEKLGELIGKSHDMGEAR